The Prinia subflava isolate CZ2003 ecotype Zambia chromosome 7, Cam_Psub_1.2, whole genome shotgun sequence genome includes the window GTAACAATCAGCTACAAGTTCAAATTTACTGCGTGTTGCCATTGCACATTCAACAACTAAACTCAAGatcatgaaataaaaaaaatcagtagagCTTGGATTAAAAGTACTGTAAAAAGCCTTGTTTGGAAATAGGATTAACTCTAACTCCAGAAACTGATGGTTAACAAGACATCATAACCACTGTAGATAAGGACAATTGCAGTTTTTACCAATGTACTAACATCTAACTGCCATTTTTAGCAGGTGAAAAACAAGGAAAGTTCCTGAAATTTGGGTTAATCCCACAACACACATCTAATAAAGACCTGGCATCATGGTTCTTGGAAGGAGATTAAACAAATAGTAGTCCATAGGCAATTTTCAGTTGCATGAAACAACTGAAAACTCATAGAAAACAGCCATAAGTAGGGGACAAATGTGGTAATATTTATATGAATGAAGTTGCTGCTGACTGGAATGTAGACCAGTTTTTCTggtgtgtttattttcagtgatGGTAAAGCATAAATGTGCTATGAAATGTAGGAACAGTCAAAAGCAGCCTTGAAAAAGTCTCTATATTGCTTAAATTCTCTCAATCATACCTCTTTATGAAGTATGCATACATTCAGAGACTGTAAGAAGTTTTCAGGTTGACCATATTTCTACAGCTAACTGTATTTTATGAGCTGGTCCCTGCAGAATCTTTAAAAATCTGCCATGAAACCTGCACCATACTGCCAAAGAATTGAGGAGCACTTGTTATAACAGTGAATATGAAGTTAAGTACAGCAGTTAATATATCAAACTACACAGAGACTTCCATTGTCCTTTGGGTGTGCATTTCCCAACATGTGTTAAGTACCACCACTTTGacaggaaataatttcataaaGCAGGACTGAACAATTTGTTACCtacaataatattttcaaacGGAAAAGAAACTATTAATCCACACTTTAAATTAGGAAAAATGGAAAGATAAAGTTTAGTGTATTCATTAGCAATTAGAGAAAATAGTCCAGGAAGGCCAAAGTATTCAAATAATTCAGAAATGTTCTGTTGAAATGaatttcttatttattaaaaagacaACACATTCTCAAGAGAGCACCTTCTGCAATGAAATAATTTAGTTTCTTCATATAGACACATCATACACAATGTTAACAACCAtgaaaaacaatacaaaatgcTTTCAAATTTAACAAGTAGAAAAATATAACTAGTATATATGGCAATTGTGAATCTAATACTGTACAGAAGTATTTATggattttacaaataaataatagCTTAAATGcccttttaaaatttctaaCTGTACACTGGAACATAGTTTCTGAAGCTTACCACTAACTCGCCACAAATGTGTGCCAGTCAAATGTTCTGCCCACAAGCTCAAAAAACTTCTTGTTGGGTTGATGGAAATACTCCTGCAGTTTCTCGAGTAAGCGGGCATCCACCTGTGGGTGCGCTCGTCCTTTGGACTCGTGTAAACAGCGCTCTCGACCACTGTCCCTCAGGCAGTAGAATCCCTTCgttttattgaaataaaagtTTGAAGCATTTATCTGTGGTGATAACTTCAGAAATCTCTCTACCTTTTCTATTTCTGGAAAGGGATCTTTGATTAGTTTATCCCCATCTACAATGTGGATATGATCAAGAGGAAAATACTTCAGCCAGTTCTGCATGTGAATGTAGTATAGGCTTCTGTTTATTGCCTTGTAGTCCACATTGAGTTCACCATTTTTAATCAGGAATTGTTCAATGGATGGGTACGGCTTGTGCTTCTGCATGTGGTTGTAGAACACTTGGGTGTAATCTGACAGTACTCTCTCGCTTGGGTCTCTTAAAATAAGGAGTAGTCTCATTGATTGGTTCATGTTATAAACTCTTTCAGGCACTTTAGGTGATGTGAAATATGCTGGAGTTTTTTCCACGGTGATCTGATGGGGATATGAGAATGGCATTTGATTAATATACCACTGCAATCCATTCCTGTAATGATCTTCCCAGTCAAAGAAGTGAACTTcactttctgctgctgcaataTCTGGATGGAGACTCAGCATCTCTAACAAAGCTCTTGTTCCACCTTTTCTCACTCCAATAATAATAgtctgtggcagctgctgacaTGATCCATTAGAATGAATGTTTTCCTTGAAGTCATTTTTCtgagatgttttctttaaaagctcTCTCTGAACAGACTGAGAAGAAGTCTCAGCATTTGAATTTATAGCTGGTCTGGAAGGCACTATCTGAGGTTGAACAATAAGcaacacagctcccagcagaaaagctgccatGACAGAAGTTCTTAGTCTGGTTTCACTCAAGCGGGTAATAGGGCATAGAGCGATTTCCACCAAGAACAACTCTTAaaagtggtttttgttttgctgagcCAATGTGTATTTCTCAAGCAAAAACTTtgctgaaagaggaaaaagaaaaagcacattATCTTATGTTCAGCCACACTGCaaataccttttcttttcaaaactggACAAACTTTAGCTTTCCCAACTCCAGGCTCATAGATAATTTAGTGTAATTTAATGTTTCAAAAGACAGGTATATGCAACAATGccataagaaaattatttccagtCATCAGGAGACATGAACATTACTAATATTTCATTTGCACACAGATTATTAttagttattatttttttaaaatctgatttcctTGGAATTGAACCACAATCACAAGAGAATTGTTTTTTAGTCTACAAGAATAGGTTTGTTTtagaaacaaaacataaaaaggaaaaggtgtGGAGGGGACCAAAAGAGTATGCCTAAATGCTGAGGGTCTTGTAGGATCTCTTAGAATTATAGCCTCCCAAAGAACTACGTAACAGCAACCTTAGAAGTCAAGCCTCCTGGGAAAAAGTCTCATGCAATACAGATAGAGCTGTCCAACATGAGAAGGCAACATTCTCCTAGCAAGGAATCAGGAAGAGCTCTAGGTGAACAGCACACCaaggaaaagctgaatttgTGTCATTTTAAAGTGAACTTTTGCTTTGTGCTTGCTGTTTCTAAGGATAAAATAGGTTGCTTGCACACTGGCCCTGCAAAGAGGTAAGATAATGAAACCATAGACTACAATATGACTGAATCAACAAAACAGTAAAAGACCTGTGGTTCCCAGCTCCAtactcaggaaagaaaatacacaatGGATACTTCTGAAGGTCATTTCAAGAGTTAGGCAGCAAGCTGCTGTGATGTAAAGAACCAACTTTAGGCTTTATCAAAAGACTACTAAATACCACCACTGAACACCCTTTAAAGGTCAGGGTATTTTTAATGCAATGTTTGAAGTGAAATTGTAACGGTTTTACACATAGTAGAGCTCTTAGATTGTCGCAGTATGAGCAGGCTGTGTACACAAGCTCTCTGAATTACAATGGCTTCCAAATACTTTACACCCTCAGTGGAGGTCTGGTGTGGATTTTAGTATTGTCTAACTCCACTTAGAAGAAGAAACCATGACAGCTGAGTACCCTGACTGCTTTGCCTTAGTAGGCTAGTGTAATTATGAATTTAAGCCTAGAACAGCACATACTGTGCCAGCTAACAAGGGCTGAAATATGAAATTACATATGAACAACCTGAGGAAATGCAAGGGCTAGGTTTCGGAAATTCTCCAGAGAATCTGAAAGGAAACTAATGACTTTTCCACAATAACCTAAGTCCCAGTGCAACAAGGACTAATGATGTGTTTCCAAGTAATCTAAAGTTCT containing:
- the HS3ST1 gene encoding heparan sulfate glucosamine 3-O-sulfotransferase 1 translates to MAAFLLGAVLLIVQPQIVPSRPAINSNAETSSQSVQRELLKKTSQKNDFKENIHSNGSCQQLPQTIIIGVRKGGTRALLEMLSLHPDIAAAESEVHFFDWEDHYRNGLQWYINQMPFSYPHQITVEKTPAYFTSPKVPERVYNMNQSMRLLLILRDPSERVLSDYTQVFYNHMQKHKPYPSIEQFLIKNGELNVDYKAINRSLYYIHMQNWLKYFPLDHIHIVDGDKLIKDPFPEIEKVERFLKLSPQINASNFYFNKTKGFYCLRDSGRERCLHESKGRAHPQVDARLLEKLQEYFHQPNKKFFELVGRTFDWHTFVAS